Below is a genomic region from Helianthus annuus cultivar XRQ/B chromosome 2, HanXRQr2.0-SUNRISE, whole genome shotgun sequence.
TCAAGTAGATGTTATGATAATTTACGTTACAACAAATACGACAGCATTTTGTAACTTACTTTATTTAGGTAGATTTATTTCATCAAAATCCACCACAcacactttgttttatttttgtctaACTGAACATTGTTAGTGACATACTGTTACTTGAGCCAAAAATATAGTTTGTTAGATCTTTTTATGTGTAATTTAAATTTAGATGCACAAATTTGATTTTAATTTTGATGAAAACGTTAATGTTTAATGTTTATGACACTTGGATGAATAATTAACATCATGACTCTATTGTGGGTAAGAAAAAGGAAAATTGTAATTCACCAAAAGTAATCTAAGTGTCCAACAAAATGTTAAATTGTTTAGGTTGACTTTATTTGCATATGAAATCTATCACCAAACCACTGGTTTAGAATTCATATTAACAAAGTGGCTATTGTGTATGTCTAAACTCCAATGTGTAAATACTTATGCATTTGCTCGTATAGTTTAACTAAGGAAGGGGCCAATTGCTATTGTTCCGGCTTTAAAATAAGGTCTGCTTGTCTAGGACTCAATCTTGATACTAGTCCATAACGAAGGTTTCTTAGACGGAAGTCGCTTAGTATAATTGGAAACAAGACCCATCTGTAACCACAATGACTATATGCTAACACACCTTTAGTCGAATACGGACTTTTAGGAGAGATGAGAGCTCACATAGATACAAATGTTGCCAACCAATGTTGTCAACGAATTTTTCAAAACTACTAAGGAAGAAAAAACTCCAGGAAATTAGTGCAGTCTCGTAAATCAACATCAATCTTCTAAATTATAATTCAATCAGTTAAAGAAATAGACACATACATGAAGATTCTTTTTTTATGAAAATACAATAATAAAAACGCATACAATCATACATTAAGACCGTAAGATAAACAAATGTGaatattttttctttattttgaTCAAAGATCCTAAATTTATTCTTTTGTTGTGTTTGTAGTAAGAACAATATGAGAAAATACTTTGTGAGAAAACCAAAAATTCTATACAATATGTGACAACTGTGCCTACAGTTATCACTAACCAATCCTGAACAATTTCGTCAGCAATAAAactttgtgttttatttattggaTTGTGTAATTATCTATGATATTTGCACAATATCAATCCTTGTTCAAATTCAAACCCTTAAACACTTTCTGGAAAGTTACACGCAAACTGTTaggtaaacgtaatcagttttagGTGACATACattccggaacagtgacataagcaaaacataccctaaataacctttacataacttagaaataagttttggagggtttggtatggcaaaaacaagtttattcgatcacagggactatttgcgacaaactgcaaaagtctgccaatTCGCGTACCGACGTacattccggaatagtgacataagctaaacataccttaaataccttttacataacttagaaataagttttgaggggttcgaTTTGtgaaaaataagcttatttagtcacaggggctaaaagcgtcaaaattGCGAAAGTATGCAAATTCGCGCATATTCTgcgttctgaccatatccggacatccaaaaatttttgtaatcattaaaatattatattttagtgatgggaatgcaaaaataccgttcgttgcgtaatttggatcgttttcgcgttcgTTCGAAATTTCGTCGTAATAAACCGAAAAACGCGACCGAACAAACCGACATTCAtgatatttccaagcatatttcaagtcccctatactttaacatccttataaagccttgaaattgggttaacgggggttaaacgcgtcgaaaaacaagttttgaagctgcagggacctgttttgccAAGTTCTGAAAGATCTAACCTGGACTGGCTGGCGGAGCGTGACCCATATTGCTAACTGGGTCGCGGGGAGCGAGAGAGTGCCAATGACAGAAACTTCTTGTTTGTTTCCCAGCTATTGCAACTCATTTTCAAACCTGGTTTTCTCAATCTTGTGGGCATTTTAAGTGTTCTCCAAGGCTTGCAAGCTTGTCCTAACACTTGTAAGGTTGAGCTTAATCCTTGGGCATCACACAAACACATGTCAAGATCTTGTGATTCCTAGcacactataaatacccaagcCATTTCACTTCACAACTTGCTCATTCACTCTTTTCTTCATCTCCTGCTCTACTTGGAGGCTACCACTTAGTTGGAGGTTTCCTAATTGAGTTCATCTTCTTCCTagtcttgtttatttattttagctattttaagcgaaaagtcaaacagtgtttgactttcggctttgaccatgaattggtcaagacaaagttcaattgaactttgcaacgtgatcgtaatcacgatggttataatccctagcgattatacctactgattaccatgttactagtcgtagtgacgagtcaaagtttcggtcaaaatgcacgttTATATGTATTTTGCGACGGAACTTTTTTCGGGTattaaaacactttgttttgataccaaatcagttttctaacttagttaaacatgttttaacatgtttaactcgtcacttctagtttagtgcttatttagggtcgtaagtcaagcggtcttaaccaccgcttagactttcgaacccgacccgtttggtcgatcattaggatccgaccaaacatattttgtgacaatagttgtatagggaataacctactgaggttataccttatggtcacttagtttggTTATTTATTTGTTAAGTCATTTATATGCCcattaaaaatgaccaaaatgccctttttgcgcttcatttttaacatatgtaaacaaacttttgacatctaaactgattaaaTAACATTTTTAAACATATTTGGGCATATAAGACTTAACATATGACATACATAACCATCCAACCTTATATTTAcgcaaacgacacgttaaagtagcttaaactaccttaacgagtcgaaacgggtcaaaagcacttagggtaaccttctaatcagaatgttaagtctattaaatcatgccatatgagttccaatactcattgaTTTATAGagcttcattctatcctatcctccggtttaggatccgattattaacatagttatctatattaggtgccgtttgattccgtgattcCTCAAGCTTTAATTGGTCTTTATTTCAAGACtattaagcaatctcaagtgagtacatagtcccctcttttactttttgcaaatattttggggtgatacactgTGTAtgctttcatgcttttcatgacatatacttgctatgttcatctagtacgcatatagtacatgattatAGAATATGATCTGAAGTTtggtcaacagaagtcaacaaGATAATAAAAGGGAGTTGATGTCTAGGCTGCTGATATGTTTGATTTGTAATCAGTACTTGGATTAATGCGTAAGTATTGGGTCGAATGGTGGCAAGTGGAGGTCAACTGTAAGTGGGGGATTCACTTGGAAACAATGTTTTGGGAGTTTTTTCCTAAAGTGGTGTTGGTGAAGAAACTATTTATCATTTTAGTGTTCTTTGAAAACTATTTATCAAAATGGTGTTTTGATCTATTTTTTATCTACTTTTTCTTTTTATTAGGACACAAAAAAGGGGCAGACTCCTGGATGTTTACCAAACGGTTCTCGAGTCCATTACTCACCACCACTACTCAACAAAGCAACGATACGGCATGGATATTAAAGAAGAGAATGAAACTTTGCTTTGTAGAATTTGTACACAACGTGGCCATAATCGGCAAGACAGCGAATACTAAGCAGGTCGAATTTTATCGACACGtttctttttaatttgtttgATATTAACATTGGTAGCGACTTGACTTTGTTTaaaattttttgtttttgtttgtatTTTGACACTTAGACCAGCAGTGAATCAAGTTTTAATGTTCGGatcatattttttatatttagtAATTTCAGTTTAAGTCTATTTGCGATGATTTTAATTGCTATATGAgttgatttaaaaaataaataaatatataaaaaaactataaCAATCTGGTAAAAGAATTAAAATTAGTTGGTTGAagaaaaaacaaataaagaaattTTGTTAGGAAAAATGAAAATGTAAACAGAGCATAAAAATAGATAACAAATCGAGGGaataaaacaattaaaaagaAGAGTCTATTATGCTGGTTAAAATCAAGaaagaataaaaaataaataaaaacatcattttggtaaataattttcGACGAACACTAAAATGGTAAATATTTTTCTCCGTAACACCActttagaagaaaaaaaaaaaaaaaaaccctcatgttttggatgaaaaagttAGTTACAGTCAAAAGTCAACTATAAAAAGATGTCAACAACTGCTATGAGTCAACTACAACATAGTTGTTAATAGAATAGCGGATGATAAGGACAAGCTACCTGTATGCTATGTAGCGATAGCTGATATTTCATGTTTAGTGATACTCTAGAAGAAAGTCTTAGAAatattttacatgtttattttattaaaattctgGTACATACTGAAGAAATACGCTTCTTTTTTCATTCGTGAAACAAAATACTCTAACACTATGTTCCCAAGTCATTTAATAGGGGGAGGTGAGGGGAGGGGAAGGAAAATTTTCTCttctaatctctccaatttgggaggatgaatatataaccatatttggtcatattttcttcccttttccttcacctccccctgttaaatgaaactcgggaataTGGTTTTTCACATTTTCATCTTTTTTCCCTcctctccccctgttaaatgagtcTCGGGAACAGAGTGTAAATGAAACAAAATACCCTAAATATGCTTCTTTTTTTCAATCTCTatctatatttatataaaaaaaaaagataaaagaaagaaagaaaaaaccTAAAGCCGCTATTTTCATGCTATTTAGGCGCCAAACATCATAGAGCGGGAAACTCGTGCTTCGCTACGCCATGCGCTATAGCGAGCGCTATGCTCGCTATATATTAACAACTATGACTATGAACTACAGTCGAAAGCAAGTTTGATCCTGGATAGGCTGTTAATAAGCACTTAGGCAGATGGTAATGGTATTGCAGTTGGGTAAGCAGAAAAAAGTCAACTACAGTCAAATGTTCACTGTAGACAAAAGGGTTTTATTTTCATGTATCGTCTATAGATACAATAAATGTGCATAGGTTTCACTTGGGCCAAATGCAGTCTCAAGTTGAGAAGTGGGCGAGTGTGGTTCTTAGGATAACTACGAGCCGGGTTTATGTTGGCCATCTAGTTAGATTTCCTTTTCCTAGTCCACTCATGGCGAAATGTCCCGCAGTGGCCAATGGCTACAATCTTGTTTTCTTGTATAATTTCAAAGAAATTTGCCTAGTACCAACGCCCTTTACCATAAAAATAGATAAAGCCATTGTATATTTTGGAAAGCCTCTATTTTGCTTGTTAGACCAACTTTCGTAAACGATTCGAATTACTTCTCTTATTGAAATTCAAGTTATATATAAAGGGATTCTTTCAAAGGCGTCGTAAACCaatgtggtttttttttttttttttttttttttaaattcaagtTATAGAGTGAAGGAATATCCCACCAAAAACAGACGTTGTAAAGCGATCTCTACCTTATAAATTTTGATATGATTTGCTTGATCTTAATGAAATGATTGCCCTCACATCCAAGGCACATGAGGCGATTTCATAGAGGCTCTTCAAAAACAATGAAATAGGGATGGTTCTTGAAATCAAGTATAAATGGATTATAGTTGTAACATTTGTTTGTATACAAGAATAATGAAGTGACAACTTCTTAGATGTACTACTAAACATTTGTATccatatatttatcttttgcccAATAAAACACAGCAAAAAGTCTTATAAACTATCTACTATCTATGTATCATGTACAAGTAACCGCTCATCGATGTTAACACGACAAATAGGGCATTTTTTACACTTTTCAGAACATTTACTGCACAAATAGAGGCAGAATTAAATCATGATAATACTTtaaaaatataacaaataaataaaagtgttaattgcccggatggtccctgtgctTTCACATTTTTTCAGTTTAGTCCTCACCTTTtaaaaatagcaggtatgctccctatggtttgttattttgttactcggatagtcccctgggTAGttgtcaggggactatccgagtaacaaaatgacaaaccatagggagcatatctgttatttccaaactaactgacatttactcagggactatccgagtaataaaataacaaaccatagggagcatacctgctattttcaaaagttggggactaaacgtgaaaaaacgtgaaaccacagggaccatccgggcaattaactctaaataaaATTAAGGAGGATTAGGAGTACCTGCAAAGCACCCAATGCCGACACGGAAGGAGTACTACGCTTAATTCTCTTTCATAGCAGACCCGACACAGAACTTTTTCCTGTAATAGTTTCGTTAATCAGGTTTAAAATGCAATAATATTCATATATCAAAACAATACAGatgaaaagttttttttttttttttttttttttttttacattttgaaGTGTTTCATATTCTTGTTGGCTGATAATAGTGATTTCAGTGTGCTCACAAAGTGCAGCCTGAAGTCTACAAACCTGAAAGGATGAATAAACAATTGAAGTTTAACCCTTTGAACCACTAATCACCATGTCTATAAATTGttctaaaaacataaaaaaacaaataaaaagtaaaaaacttTGTAGataaataaatagaataaaaaagCATGTTTTACCTCTTCAGTGAgagcctttttaggcattttctTTACTACTTCAGGTGGATATCCACAGAAAGTGTTATATCTGTGTAGAtacaaacatacaaaatatatattaaaacaaacacTACTATGATGTGCCACGTCAGCAGCCCAATTGCCATTTACAAATGTTAAGTACTTTTATAtttgagtaaagtacacggatggtccctatggtttaccaaaattttggatttggttccTAGCTTTTCAAAACTAcacggatagtccttgtggtttgcactttgtaacacattgaGTCCCTAActttgccaaaagtacatggatggtccttgtggtttgctaCTGTAACACATTTAGATGCTAACTTGGACCTactgaaacctttagatttgttggttgaGGACTAattgtgttacaaagtgcaaaccatagatTTGTATCAGTGTCAAGTCGAAAAGGTTTAGTAAAAAAAATGGGAACAGATCAAATAATCAAAACGGTCAAACGAGGTGAAACGTGAAAGTCGTACAAAGTCTATTCTTAATGCATATAACTTCTATACATTATGAAATGTTCTAAATTATGACCCGTTTAAGCTCGAGCCCTTTTTGACCTGTTACCAAACATACATTTTTCTTTAAGTATTACTTTGTGAATGGTACCTACCCAGTTGCGCCAGCATGGTAAAGTCGTGCTTGTTCTTCTCGACTTTCTTCATCAGTATACCACCAACCAATCAACCTGTGCAACgagtttaattaaaaaaacataagTATCTTTAACTTAGTTTGGTCAACACTACATCAATTCGGGTTTACCTAGATCCACCGTACAAAAACCCAAAGCAGTCATGAGTTTCAGACGAAAAGTCTAACAATCGTCCTGTGTGGGGCCCAGTATGCGGTAACTTGATGCATTCATCCACCAATTTAGATGCAGAAAATACAACTCCTGCTCCTTGAAGTACAAGTAACGGAGAGAAGACAATCGGTAGAGGGATAAAACCGGCAGCCGCAGGTGTTTTCTGAAACTCAAAATGACCGTAACTTACGTTCATGCCTTTTGTCAAGGAATTTTCAGAAAccagatccttgagaatagttgATTGCATAAAGgtattagagtaaattgccattttagtcccccGAGGTTTGGTaaaaattgccattttagtccaaatagtttttttttctcctctgggtccctgacttttccattttcttgccattttgatcacattgcctaactcagtctaaaaatctggttataaccaggggtatctttggcataactgttgtttagtgataaccaggggtagtttacaacataatttataaacctcataataatttaatgccaaaaatacccctgattataacctggtttttagactaagttaggcaatgtgatcaaaatggcaagaaaaaggaaaagtcagggacccagaggagaaaaaaaactatttggactaaaatggcaatttactcaaagtattaaaattaaacaagtttTAGCATACCTCTAAGTGCATACAAAGAAGTATTTGAAACACAATAACGGGAACTTTTGTTATGTGACCACCGGCATACTGCAATCTGCTTACTCTATTCATATGGATATTATTTGAAGAAACTAATAGGCCGCTATTCCAGTCAAGATATCtaatatttgatgatgatgatgatgatgatgatgatgatgtgctGGCATAATGTGATTGGTGGTTTCTATGATTAGTTGGATTAGACCAGTTTGTGCAAACAAGAAACGCAAAGCACTCTGCAATTCTGTAGACGATAAATTGCAGCAAGTGAAAACATGCAAGTTATTAAGGTAACCCACTTTGGTCTCCTTTGTGTTTTGGATTACAGTGTAACACACTTCATTttcatataaaaaaaaaaaaaaaaaaaaaaaaaaaaaaaacattttgcaGGATTCACATAATAAAATAACCGTAGTGAGAACACCTTTAAAGCGTAGttatcgatagcgaatagcgacaaggtacctatatgctacgtagcgatagcgatgaaatagcgCTCGCTATTTCGTGTGTAGCGATAAGGTagtagaaaattttaaaaataaaaa
It encodes:
- the LOC110918710 gene encoding uncharacterized protein LOC110918710 isoform X1, which encodes MSWRRIAKSLQAFCAHTSLFSFTLLLVLKLDHHIFSSWWIVFSPLFVFHLVIARGRFSLPAPSTPQNRHWAPCHSVVGMALLVAFELLLCVFLESVYVMKVPAVSLKIVFLPLLAFELIILVDNVRMCKALLPVNEEHLTDEAIWETLPHFWISISMIFFIAATLFTLLKLCAGDVGTLGWWDLFINFGIAECFAFLVCTNWSNPTNHRNHQSHYASTSSSSSSSSSSNIRYLDWNSGLLVSSNNIHMNRVSRLQYAGGHITKVPVIVFQILLCMHLEDLVSENSLTKGMNVSYGHFEFQKTPAAAGFIPLPIVFSPLLVLQGAGVVFSASKLVDECIKLPHTGPHTGRLLDFSSETHDCFGFLYGGSRLIGWWYTDEESREEQARLYHAGATGYNTFCGYPPEVVKKMPKKALTEEVCRLQAALCEHTEITIISQQEYETLQNEKVLCRVCYERELSVVLLPCRHWVLCSKCSEKCKKCPICRVNIDERLLVHDT
- the LOC110918710 gene encoding uncharacterized protein LOC110918710 isoform X4 codes for the protein MSWRRIAKSLQAFCAHTSLFSFTLLLVLKLDHHIFSSWWIVFSPLFVFHLVIARGRFSLPAPSTPQNRHWAPCHSVVGMALLVAFELLLCVFLESVYVMKVPAVSLKIVFLPLLAFELIILVDNVRMCKALLPVNEEHLTDEAIWETLPHFWISISMIFFIAATLFTLLKLCAGDVGTLGWWDLFINFGIAECFAFLVCTNWSNPTNHRNHQSHYASTSSSSSSSSSSNIRYLDWNSGLLVSSNNIHMNRVSRLQYAGGHITKVPVIVFQILLCMHLEKTPAAAGFIPLPIVFSPLLVLQGAGVVFSASKLVDECIKLPHTGPHTGRLLDFSSETHDCFGFLYGGSRLIGWWYTDEESREEQARLYHAGATGYNTFCGYPPEVVKKMPKKALTEEVCRLQAALCEHTEITIISQQEYETLQNEKVLCRVCYERELSVVLLPCRHWVLCSKCSEKCKKCPICRVNIDERLLVHDT
- the LOC110918710 gene encoding uncharacterized protein LOC110918710 isoform X2 → MSWRRIAKSLQAFCAHTSLFSFTLLLVLKLDHHIFSSWWIVFSPLFVFHLVIARGRFSLPAPSTPQNRHWAPCHSVVGMALLVAFELLLCVFLESVYVMKVPAVSLKIVFLPLLAFELIILVDNVRMCKALLPVNEEHLTDEAIWETLPHFWISISMIFFIAATLFTLLKLCGDVGTLGWWDLFINFGIAECFAFLVCTNWSNPTNHRNHQSHYASTSSSSSSSSSSNIRYLDWNSGLLVSSNNIHMNRVSRLQYAGGHITKVPVIVFQILLCMHLEDLVSENSLTKGMNVSYGHFEFQKTPAAAGFIPLPIVFSPLLVLQGAGVVFSASKLVDECIKLPHTGPHTGRLLDFSSETHDCFGFLYGGSRLIGWWYTDEESREEQARLYHAGATGYNTFCGYPPEVVKKMPKKALTEEVCRLQAALCEHTEITIISQQEYETLQNEKVLCRVCYERELSVVLLPCRHWVLCSKCSEKCKKCPICRVNIDERLLVHDT
- the LOC110918710 gene encoding uncharacterized protein LOC110918710 isoform X5 — protein: MSWRRIAKSLQAFCAHTSLFSFTLLLVLKLDHHIFSSWWIVFSPLFVFHLVIARGRFSLPAPSTPQNRHWAPCHSVVGMALLVAFELLLCVFLESVYVMKVPAVSLKIVFLPLLAFELIILVDNVRMCKALLPVNEEHLTDEAIWETLPHFWISISMIFFIAATLFTLLKLCGDVGTLGWWDLFINFGIAECFAFLVCTNWSNPTNHRNHQSHYASTSSSSSSSSSSNIRYLDWNSGLLVSSNNIHMNRVSRLQYAGGHITKVPVIVFQILLCMHLEKTPAAAGFIPLPIVFSPLLVLQGAGVVFSASKLVDECIKLPHTGPHTGRLLDFSSETHDCFGFLYGGSRLIGWWYTDEESREEQARLYHAGATGYNTFCGYPPEVVKKMPKKALTEEVCRLQAALCEHTEITIISQQEYETLQNEKVLCRVCYERELSVVLLPCRHWVLCSKCSEKCKKCPICRVNIDERLLVHDT
- the LOC110918710 gene encoding uncharacterized protein LOC110918710 isoform X7; its protein translation is MKGLICTIQLIVFSPLFVFHLVIARGRFSLPAPSTPQNRHWAPCHSVVGMALLVAFELLLCVFLESVYVMKVPAVSLKIVFLPLLAFELIILVDNVRMCKALLPVNEEHLTDEAIWETLPHFWISISMIFFIAATLFTLLKLCAGDVGTLGWWDLFINFGIAECFAFLVCTNWSNPTNHRNHQSHYASTSSSSSSSSSSNIRYLDWNSGLLVSSNNIHMNRVSRLQYAGGHITKVPVIVFQILLCMHLEDLVSENSLTKGMNVSYGHFEFQKTPAAAGFIPLPIVFSPLLVLQGAGVVFSASKLVDECIKLPHTGPHTGRLLDFSSETHDCFGFLYGGSRLIGWWYTDEESREEQARLYHAGATGYNTFCGYPPEVVKKMPKKALTEEVCRLQAALCEHTEITIISQQEYETLQNEKVLCRVCYERELSVVLLPCRHWVLCSKCSEKCKKCPICRVNIDERLLVHDT
- the LOC110918710 gene encoding uncharacterized protein LOC110918710 isoform X3; this translates as MLYFSKISFFHRRCQFCSAMVIDVHGEKLHIRRIVFSPLFVFHLVIARGRFSLPAPSTPQNRHWAPCHSVVGMALLVAFELLLCVFLESVYVMKVPAVSLKIVFLPLLAFELIILVDNVRMCKALLPVNEEHLTDEAIWETLPHFWISISMIFFIAATLFTLLKLCAGDVGTLGWWDLFINFGIAECFAFLVCTNWSNPTNHRNHQSHYASTSSSSSSSSSSNIRYLDWNSGLLVSSNNIHMNRVSRLQYAGGHITKVPVIVFQILLCMHLEDLVSENSLTKGMNVSYGHFEFQKTPAAAGFIPLPIVFSPLLVLQGAGVVFSASKLVDECIKLPHTGPHTGRLLDFSSETHDCFGFLYGGSRLIGWWYTDEESREEQARLYHAGATGYNTFCGYPPEVVKKMPKKALTEEVCRLQAALCEHTEITIISQQEYETLQNEKVLCRVCYERELSVVLLPCRHWVLCSKCSEKCKKCPICRVNIDERLLVHDT
- the LOC110918710 gene encoding uncharacterized protein LOC110918710 isoform X6, encoding MSWRRIAKSLQAFCAHTSLFSFTLLLVLKLDHHIFSSWWIVFSPLFVFHLVIARGRFSLPAPSTPQNRHWAPCHSVVGMALLVAFELLLCVFLESVYVMKVPAVSLKIVFLPLLAFELIILVDNVRMCKALLPVNEEHLTDEAIWETLPHFWISISMIFFIAATLFTLLKLCAGDVGTLGWWDLFINFGIAECFAFLVCTNWSNPTNHRNHQSHYASTSSSSSSSSSSNIRYLDWNSGLLVSSNNIHMNRVSRLQYAGGHITKVPVIVFQILLCMHLEDLVSENSLTKGMNVSYGHFEFQKTPAAAGFIPLPIVFSPLLVLQGAGVVFSASKLVDECIKLPHTGPHTGRLLDFSSETHDCFGFLYGGSRLIGWWYTDEESREEQARLYHAGATGYNTFCGYPPEVVKKMPKKALTEEEKVLCRVCYERELSVVLLPCRHWVLCSKCSEKCKKCPICRVNIDERLLVHDT